The Lacipirellula parvula genome window below encodes:
- a CDS encoding sigma-54 interaction domain-containing protein yields the protein MKMASVGLHSLASLESLAPDDPASLVIGRDTAVKRIAHHAERAAQVGCTVLLTGETGTGKEVWARLLHRVGGRSEQPFIPVNCAALTPTLAESQLFGHERGAFTGAAGASLGVFRSGNQGIVFLDEVGDMPLELQPKLLRVLQEGEVTPVGSSHPVKVDVQVIAATNRRLEQEVAEGRFREDLYYRLNLVELRMPPLRDRVSDIPLFIEYFSKKFANRYGQPAWQPSDEALRAFCEYHWPGNIRQLSFVLEQSYVLQCEPSLPGAGGTRRESHDLPYTDLGRLRQVAVEQALRTAGGHKGRAAKLLGIHPNTMTRLLAQIASECNPRDEVA from the coding sequence ATGAAGATGGCATCTGTGGGTTTGCATTCGCTGGCTTCGCTGGAGTCTCTTGCACCAGACGATCCCGCCAGCTTGGTTATCGGCCGCGATACGGCCGTGAAGCGCATTGCGCATCATGCGGAGCGCGCCGCACAAGTCGGCTGCACCGTTCTCTTGACCGGCGAAACCGGTACGGGCAAAGAAGTTTGGGCCCGACTTCTCCACCGCGTCGGCGGTCGCAGCGAACAACCGTTCATTCCCGTCAATTGCGCTGCGCTGACGCCCACCCTCGCTGAGAGCCAACTGTTCGGCCACGAACGCGGCGCGTTCACCGGCGCTGCGGGGGCGAGCCTCGGCGTGTTTCGCTCAGGCAACCAGGGGATCGTGTTCCTCGACGAAGTCGGCGATATGCCGCTCGAACTGCAGCCGAAGCTTCTTCGCGTCCTGCAAGAAGGCGAAGTGACGCCGGTCGGTTCGTCGCATCCGGTGAAGGTCGACGTGCAAGTGATCGCCGCGACGAACCGTCGCCTTGAGCAGGAAGTCGCCGAAGGACGCTTTCGCGAAGATCTCTACTATCGTCTCAATCTCGTCGAATTGCGGATGCCGCCGCTGCGAGACCGCGTTTCTGATATTCCGCTGTTCATCGAATACTTCTCGAAGAAGTTCGCCAATCGCTACGGCCAGCCCGCGTGGCAGCCGAGCGACGAGGCATTGCGGGCGTTTTGCGAGTACCACTGGCCCGGTAACATCCGCCAGTTGAGCTTCGTGCTCGAGCAGAGCTATGTGCTGCAGTGCGAACCGAGCCTGCCAGGCGCTGGCGGAACTCGCCGCGAAAGTCACGATCTACCGTACACCGATTTGGGCCGCCTTCGCCAAGTGGCGGTGGAACAGGCCCTGCGAACGGCAGGCGGGCACAAAGGTCGGGCAGCCAAGTTATTGGGAATTCATCCCAATACGATGACGCGGCTGCTGGCCCAGATCGCGAGCGAATGCAATCCGCGCGACGAAGTCGCATAG